A genomic window from Quercus lobata isolate SW786 chromosome 10, ValleyOak3.0 Primary Assembly, whole genome shotgun sequence includes:
- the LOC115964873 gene encoding serine/threonine-protein phosphatase 7 long form homolog — protein MLGVHVDGLPMTGAVKMDWPTLCLQLLDHRPPDLIPYPHENTSILAGARLRFTWLDAQFRGPLAADAIDEVVQHHARYDILERLGMILFMDKSVDQVSVMPLQFLNPTSNAKRYSWGSGALAWLYRHLCKASETKAMQIGGPMMLVQLWAYLRFPLICPIMRLPQPPVEAKALASRYVI, from the coding sequence ATGCTAGGTGTTCATGTTGATGGGTTGCCAATGACTGGGGCTGTCAAGATGGATTGGCCTACGTTGTGTCTTCAGTTATTGGATCATCGTCCACCAGACCTGATACCGTATCCCCATGAAAACACCTCCATCCTTGCTGGGGCGAGGCTAAGATTCACCTGGCTGGATGCACAATTTAGAGGTCCCCTAGCTGCGGATGCTATTGATGAGGTAGTGCAGCACCATGCGCGCTATGACATACTCGAACGGTTGGGGATGATTTTGTTTATGGACAAGTCGGTAGACCAGGTGTCGGTGATGCCTCTACAGTTCCTAAACCCAACCAGCAATGCGAAGAGGTACAGTTGGGGTAGTGGAGCATTAGCCTGGCTGTATAGGCATTTATGCAAGGCATCGGAGACGAAGGCGATGCAGATTGGAGGACCAATGATGTTGGTGCAGCTGTGGGCGTATTTAAGGTTCCCATTGATATGCCCTATTATGAGGTTGCCACAACCGCCAGTGGAGGCAAAGGCCCTTGCCAGTCGGTATgttatttga